A portion of the Oxynema aestuarii AP17 genome contains these proteins:
- a CDS encoding HNH endonuclease yields the protein MQIQPKSSNGRGVENSLFFNSLFPSPIAEHFLKTGVTLVNCHAKRNKKNKLVTLYGACCWWCRKNLPKKQLTLDHLIPKSRGGSNSLENLRLSCVECNRARGNSLYPPAHSLGIKEG from the coding sequence ATGCAAATTCAGCCGAAAAGCTCCAACGGACGAGGGGTGGAAAACTCGTTGTTTTTCAACAGTCTGTTTCCGAGTCCAATCGCCGAACACTTCCTGAAAACAGGAGTCACCCTTGTGAACTGTCACGCCAAACGCAATAAGAAAAATAAACTCGTGACCCTTTACGGCGCGTGTTGCTGGTGGTGTCGTAAAAATCTTCCTAAAAAGCAGTTAACCCTAGATCATTTAATCCCCAAAAGTCGGGGAGGATCGAATTCTTTAGAAAATTTACGTCTATCTTGCGTGGAGTGCAACCGCGCCCGGGGAAATAGTCTTTATCCACCTGCTCATAGTTTGGGGATAAAAGAGGGCTGA
- the rnc gene encoding ribonuclease III has protein sequence MPRKKKPLLSIYWDCQNIKITSELADKLVNFVKTRGSVSHQRAYSNWKQENGDRAKYIERLGFERIDVPDTSKNSVDYQLIVDATQEAFGDKSADIFIIVSGDGDFSGLLSILKAQGKKTVVFAREGGSSKVLLDLADEVQPIERSPDTAKLPVFRDVSLLIRALTHRSYVNEHANAGEDNERLEFLGDSVLNFLSSRFLFNRYPEINEAQLTRLRSALVDEVQLADFANYLEIGKQIRLGKGAIKDKGYNNESLLSDTFEAIVGGYFLDSGLDAVWEFIEPLFIAAAESFDDMQTDISAPILVDSKNRFQQWTLEHFSCHPEYIIVDQSGPDHHKEFTAEVQVQGKVYGMGRGRTKKEAEKRAAENGLKKVGVL, from the coding sequence ATGCCCAGAAAGAAAAAACCTTTACTTTCCATTTATTGGGATTGTCAAAATATTAAAATAACCTCCGAATTAGCGGATAAATTAGTCAATTTTGTTAAAACAAGAGGAAGCGTATCCCATCAGCGCGCTTATTCTAATTGGAAGCAAGAAAACGGCGATCGCGCTAAATATATAGAACGCTTGGGATTTGAAAGAATTGACGTACCGGATACCAGTAAAAATAGCGTTGACTATCAGTTGATTGTCGATGCGACTCAAGAAGCATTTGGCGACAAATCCGCCGATATTTTTATTATTGTTTCCGGAGATGGGGATTTTTCTGGATTGCTTTCGATTCTCAAAGCGCAAGGAAAGAAAACCGTTGTTTTTGCGAGAGAAGGCGGTTCTAGTAAAGTTTTACTAGATTTAGCCGATGAAGTCCAGCCAATCGAGCGATCGCCCGATACGGCAAAATTGCCTGTTTTTCGCGATGTTTCTTTGTTAATTCGGGCGTTAACTCATCGGTCTTATGTCAACGAACATGCTAACGCTGGCGAGGATAACGAACGGCTGGAATTTTTAGGCGATTCGGTTTTAAATTTTCTCAGCAGTCGCTTTTTATTCAATCGCTATCCGGAAATTAACGAAGCACAATTAACAAGATTGCGATCGGCTTTAGTCGATGAAGTTCAACTTGCAGATTTTGCTAATTATCTCGAAATTGGCAAGCAAATTCGCCTCGGAAAAGGAGCGATTAAAGATAAAGGGTATAATAATGAATCTTTATTGAGCGATACGTTTGAGGCGATCGTCGGCGGCTATTTTCTCGATTCCGGTTTGGATGCAGTTTGGGAATTTATCGAACCGCTTTTTATTGCGGCGGCGGAAAGTTTTGATGATATGCAAACTGATATTAGCGCGCCGATTTTAGTCGATTCTAAAAATCGTTTTCAACAATGGACGCTCGAACATTTTAGTTGTCATCCAGAATATATTATTGTGGATCAAAGTGGGCCGGATCACCACAAAGAATTCACGGCTGAAGTGCAAGTTCAAGGCAAAGTTTATGGAATGGGAAGGGGTCGCACTAAGAAGGAAGCGGAAAAACGGGCGGCTGAAAATGGATTAAAAAAAGTCGGTGTTTTATAG